One genomic segment of Paenibacillus sp. FSL H8-0332 includes these proteins:
- a CDS encoding glycoside hydrolase family 76 protein, giving the protein MKQKELEQWAERADSAQEALEVFFWNEAIGMYDIETPCPDGACNTVFHYWWMAHAVDVLVDGLLRTGAAGYRERLSALHAGLLRRNDGVWPNELYDDMEWMALAWLRAYQATGDEGYKETALILWTDIRTGWNSHSGGGIAWQKTQLDYKNTPANAPAAILAARLYQAFGDPQDLEWAHALYGWLQSHLVDPDTGFVWDGMNRTGDGGIDKDWKYSYNQGVYIGAAIELYRITGNRDYLEEARRTFAAAVKELAGPHDGILPDEGGGDAGLFKGILVRYAAELALAEPEDGAAAAFLRSNAEMLWSQGKPADKVLFGPDWTTAPSDVVQLSTQLSGIKLLERMAVLTGTRQPNAQPSF; this is encoded by the coding sequence ATGAAGCAAAAAGAGCTTGAACAATGGGCGGAACGTGCGGACTCGGCGCAGGAAGCGCTGGAGGTATTCTTCTGGAACGAAGCTATCGGAATGTATGATATCGAGACTCCTTGTCCAGATGGAGCATGTAATACGGTCTTTCATTACTGGTGGATGGCACATGCCGTGGATGTGCTGGTGGACGGTCTGCTGCGGACCGGGGCTGCCGGATACCGTGAACGGCTATCCGCTCTGCATGCGGGACTGCTCCGCCGCAATGACGGGGTATGGCCCAATGAGCTGTACGACGACATGGAGTGGATGGCCTTGGCCTGGCTCCGCGCTTATCAGGCAACGGGAGATGAGGGATACAAAGAGACGGCCCTTATCCTCTGGACGGATATCAGAACCGGCTGGAACAGCCACTCAGGGGGCGGCATTGCCTGGCAGAAAACACAGCTGGATTACAAGAACACCCCAGCGAATGCCCCGGCTGCGATCCTAGCCGCCCGCCTGTATCAGGCTTTTGGAGATCCGCAGGACCTGGAGTGGGCGCATGCGCTGTATGGCTGGCTGCAATCCCATCTGGTAGACCCGGACACGGGCTTCGTCTGGGATGGGATGAACCGAACCGGTGACGGCGGAATCGATAAGGATTGGAAATATTCGTACAATCAAGGTGTGTATATCGGTGCGGCTATCGAGCTATACCGGATTACCGGGAACCGTGACTATCTTGAGGAAGCGCGGCGCACCTTCGCCGCAGCGGTCAAGGAGCTGGCTGGCCCGCATGACGGCATACTTCCGGATGAAGGCGGCGGCGATGCCGGTCTCTTCAAGGGCATTCTGGTCCGCTATGCGGCAGAGCTGGCCCTGGCCGAGCCGGAAGACGGCGCCGCGGCGGCCTTCCTGCGCAGCAACGCAGAGATGCTGTGGAGCCAAGGGAAGCCGGCAGACAAGGTGCTATTCGGACCCGACTGGACTACGGCGCCCTCGGATGTTGTTCAATTGAGCACCCAGCTGAGCGGTATTAAGCTGCTGGAGCGGATGGCTGTGCTTACAGGGACCAGGCAGCCGAATGCTCAACCCTCATTTTAA